From Bactrocera oleae isolate idBacOlea1 chromosome 4, idBacOlea1, whole genome shotgun sequence:
CATAAATTAGTTCAGTGATTGGATTATTGTTGAGCTGTGAGTTTGTGCGCAAACTGTGGAAGGAGATATATTCACCGGGATCTTTTATGCCCACCTCCTGCAGACGTGTTAGTATTCCAGAGCGACCGCTGTAACAATAAACTTTCAGCATAAGTAACCCgaaaacactaaaatataatttaattaccgTGATATTGATGCGTAGTTCCAATGCGTGATGGCGCGCACCGCATTGCCAGTGCTGCCGCCAACGTCACCCTCAAAGCCAGGCAGTAGTGGTATGATCACAAATACACGAAAAGTCTTGCGTTCtctatacaaaataattttaagttttaagcttAGCTATTTGGTAACTTTCAACGCCACCCATACTCACTTATGCGCGCGCACAATTCGCTTGAACAGCGTTTCACCAATCTGATTGCGCACATTGCCATATGCACCCGTCGCACCCAACTGCATGGTGATGAAGAATTGATTTTCGATGTAGATAAAATGCTGCGCCTTCGTTATTGTCTGTATGTAAGCGTCATGTATGCTTTGTTCAACCAAATCCTGCTCGATGAAACCGCAGCTCCAAGAGGACGCGCTGCGCAGCAGCTGACACGTAACACGATTCTGACGCTTCAAGGTAATATTTGGATTCAGCCTGATATTGTTGTAACTCTTTGGCATTAAATATGGGAAGCTGGCGTTATCACGCATCTTCTCCAGCTTTACAGCATTCCAGCGCTGTATGAAGTGACGCGCCACATCGCGCGCCGCTGATCCCACTAAACACACGCCCACGTCATGCCAAGGCATACGTGGTGTTGTCGAGCGGTCTATGATGTCGACGAGCGGCGCATCTAAATTCATCCAGTCTTTGAGTATGAAGTTGGAGTAATCCTTGCCGAACCAATACTTTGCTTGACCATAGTAATCGTTGAGTATTTGCGTTTGGAAAGGCGTGGGATCCTCTAGACCACCCAAGCGTCCAGTTTCCACCTCATCAATGGTGAACACAAGCTGTTTGGGATCTTTCAGCATATCAGGCGACGCTGCGCGCTCATGTTCGGTCATTGTTAGCCGACTCACCAAGTCTTTACCCTTACGCATCGCATTCGTAGTGATTTTCTCCAAAACATTCTTACGCTCCATTTCGGGTGTATTTAATTTCATGCCTTCGATGGCGATTGGTTCGCCTGTGGGCGGTGAAAGCAATTCAGGTATCACAAGTTTATCGCCTGGCGCGATTGTACGTAGCTCAACCTCTTCAAATTGGTGTTCTTCACTGTTTGCGCTTAATTGTTCCCTTTTCTGTAGGTCTACATTTACATTCGTACATTTGCGTGAGGACTTCTGCGAACCGAAGGCAGAGTCCGCATCGTCTTTCGTAAAGAAACCGCCAAGACGTCGTGTGCTACCCGAAGCAGAGGCGGTAGATATGCTGCCAAGGTCAGTCAAACGATGTCGATAGTCGTCCCAGCGGCCATAACAAAGATCGAGACCACCGATGAAAGCGTAAGTCTGATCGACTACAACAATCTTCTCATGGTGAGCCCAGAAGAATACGCCAGCGCGCGCATGATCGGGATGTCGGAGTACCTATGTGAACAAAACGGCACAAATGTGAGtcacaattttctttatatgAATTTTGGAAATGTACCCTTATATTCTCATGTGAAAGCCTCTGTTTGCTGTAGTAGCTATTAATGCCCAAAGCCATTTCGACCTCTTTGTAGAGTAGCACGAACACCTTAATGCCCTGTGACTATAGTTGCAGAGAGAGGAAGAAATTTTAGTTTCAATATCGCAACTTTATCAAGTAAAATTGCTCACCGCTTTACGATGCAAGATCTTATCCAAGCGCCAGTAATCGCCATCAACCGCCGGCCGTTTCATATAAATTTCCGGACTCAACCACCAATCAGCGATGTAGATTTCCTCTTTTGCCTCTTCAAGCGCATCCGCTATGGCGCCCATATAAGTAGAACCGTCGACATGCCAACTCGCTTGAATACCAGAACGTACAGGCGCGTAGGACATATGCGGGTTGGGATAGGTAAAGTCGCGCGCATAACTATTTGCGGTCTGCTTGAGGTATTGCATCCACTCTTTGCACTTCCGACGTGTCCAGCACTTCAGTATAATATGACGATTATTGGTAAGCACCTGCAGACCCTTACGCATGCCGGTCTGATAGATGCCAGTGGAGACGTCGAAACCCTGATCAAATAATATCACAGATCTACATATTGGAGTGTCAAAAACATGAGCGATAAATGAATAACTGATAATGTTGCAAGCTTTAGCTTTCAAGGTTTTACCTAATGACACCATCGGTGGGACGTATGTAACCGAAGCAAGTCTCCTTGACAAAAAACCAACGATTACGCCATTTGCCGTACAGAACGTCCGAGCAAAAGAAGCTGCAGCGCACACAACACTTCTGCTGAAAACAACCGAAGAAATTACAACCCGCCTGACCGGGACGCGTGGAGCCGGTACGCTTTTGTATAGCGCCCTCCTTGCCCTTGATGCCAAGGTCCGACACGAAAGAGACATTTGAGACCTCAACGAAGTTCAGCTGTTGGAAAgcaaaagtatatttaataatattagatTTATGAACTTGGCGGACCGAAAGTTTTTAAGCCCTTTGGACTCACCGTTTCGTGATGATTGCGATACAAGCTGATGTTCAGTAAGTTGTACAGATAATCCTCCAATTGCTTTATACGCATAGGCAATGACTCGACCGTTATAAGTGATTCGGGTCGATTGGGGAAACGTGGCAGCTTTCTTTCCTTCTTCCTTTTCTTACCCAAAATACCCAAATTGGACAGCGGACTATTGCTAGTGCTAGGCAAAACCATTGTACTGCAGGCTTCACCGTTACCATTACACTGCAGTTTCTGGCTCATCTCGCAGATCGTTGTCTGGGTCTGCGACAGCTGCATTGACTTCAGACGCGCCTCATCGGCCATTTGTATGGCCGCCTTTTTAATTGTGGCACGCTTCTCCTTGTGGCTACGCATCGGGAATGGAATGTTCAGTGAGGTGCGAAAGAAACTTAGCTGCTGATGCAGCGAATTGAAATGCTTGTAGCGTCGCTTGATGGTCCACGTGAAGGGTCCATGCGTCAGTTCGATGGTATACCTGTGCAGATGAAAGAAAGATACACTTTACACACTAAACAATAATTCGAAATATTATAAACGAACTCACAAATTTGGATTTAATAAGTGCGTCGTCACACTGCGTTCGTTGTCGATTATTCGCACCTGTATCTCCATACCGGGTATGAATACTTTACGCTGAAATGAATTGAATTTCATGCTCGGTCCATATATAGACGTATATGGTATCTCCGAAGGTTGCCCCATCAATGCACCAGCACCCTCCTCCTCATCGTCATCGTCGTCGGTGTCTTTACGCTGTACCAGCACTGGTTTATCACCGACATTCGACAATATCGTCACGGAATCGGGAAACGCCAGCGTCTCGTCATATTCCGAATCGACGAGCGAGAACTGAAAATCGGGCACACAGCGCGTAACCTTTTCCTCACCATCTTCCTCCTCCAACTCTTCGGGTGTGTAATCTCTACTCTCACCATCAATGCTATCGGTGGCGTTGACTATGTAGGCACGTGATTGCTGCGGATCGATATTGCTGGTCATCGTTATTGCGCCCCCGCCGTCGATCTGTGAATAGAGATGTGGATAGTCTAGCTCATCATAGACAAGCGCAGGATTCGCAAGACCTGTCTCACGATCGATGAATTCGTCTGTGTGAAAAAAAAGAGAGAGAAGATTTGTAAAATTTAGATATTGTCTTaaactaatatataaataaattaagtggTAATCCTCAAGGTATACTTATGCTAGCTGCTATAAGCTTGAGCATATATAAATTTCTGTTAGATAACGGTTAATCTTACTTTCGATTCAGACTATAGAAAAATCTCAAATTCACAAGAAGTCTCTGCTCAACTTAAAAACATTATCCTGAGGGTCCTATAGTCTAACTTTGACCAAAAAGAGTTGTGCTAACTGAATATATATCTAGTATTATTAGCTTAGTGTGAGTTAATTCTGAGCTATGTAAGTCCTGTACCTAATCACGTTATTACCTATTCTCCGAGCAACTAAAAATTCTCAATTGGTTTTGGGGTAAAATTCGGCTTCTCTTCAACAGGGGGAATCAAGAGCTATCTTCGGGGATATTGGAGTTTTATCGCTCAGGTCAATCCTAAGCCTACTTTAGCACTGCGGAATTTGCGGATAATGTCACATATTTTTGATGATGAATTGAATGACAGATTCTTTTGTGTGACTCTGAAGAGCTTGCTTTAGTTGTGTAATTCAAACTGGCGCCGACTTTAGAGAGTCAAGCATATCAGCAACAAGAATATCCGTCTCCTAAAAGACTTCGTCAGTGTTTGTTTGTCAAGTCTCGATTTTGTATGATTAAACCCACTAAAAAAATTTCCCTAATTTTTGTAGCACCCTGTATATTTGCTagcatttttttaacacaaataagccTGAGAATCCATaatccatttaattttttactacttGGCGCACCCtgtaaattttctaatattatttGATTACTAATAGGCATGAGGACCCATAATccatttaatttaaacaattgaCCCTGAAAAACATTTTCACAGTGCAACCAACTTTTTCGAGTCGACGCTTCCCACGAGAAGCATATAGAAGAACAAGAAAACAATCTAGCTCAGCGCAACTTGTAAGTAGTAAAGCTGAAAGCTTAATCACCACAAAGCTAGTTGAACGCTAGAACGGAACTAGTTAATACTGAAAGCACGAACATAAGTGAGCCGACGAGCATTTAGTggatacatatgtttgtaagtgTGTAAGACATGAATGTGGGGCTCTACATGCCCCAGCTATTATGCTATGGCAGCGAAATtcaacttcataataaattaaatcggTTGGCTGATCTAATCACGAGCATCGTAAAATTTCGCATGGAAATCTCCAGCGACCTGCAACGGCATAtaactttgttttttcttttttgtcggAAACCGGCGCAAACAGCAAAATGACGACGTTGAATATAAATAAGCCTTTAGCTTAGTTTTTCCGAATCAGTGTGAGTGCAGCAGCGAAAGTGATTTGTATTGCGTAATAGTGAGCGGAAAAATAACGTAGAAGCTGCGATTCAAAGCAACTTgcgaaaatacattttatgaaaattatagttttCCAAACATGAAGTTCGCCGTAGCATTCTTATTGCTGGCCGGTATGCTGGCCATAGGCGTCAATGCCGGTAAGTATGCTACACAAGTCTATATATCCTTTGAATGCCTGGATAGTTCTAAATTGGCGGCATCTTTTCATTTACTCGTGCTATTGTTGTAGTGTTTGTAAATTAAACAACAGTAATAACATTTCGAATTGCAGGCAACGAACCGGTTTGCTCATATCGAAATACTCAGGGTGAAACGATATTCCTGAAATATTTGCCGCTACTCAAACAGGGTCAGGACTATGTGGACTTCGGTGTGGATGGCAAGTGTGTGAAGCGCGCAGTTTGTTCAGAGAATTTCAAAACGGAAGTGGAAGAGTGAGTTGAATTTGATAAGTAAatagtaattaattatatatgtatataaatgatcaacgtgacgagctaagCTGTACGACTAAACGTCTGCATATATGCGAGCTACTTCATCAGTTTTTGTGAtctcgatctgaaaatttgtgcAAATTCTTTTCTTGCccagaaactgctcatttgtcggaaatgcCGATAtttgaccactatagcatatagttgtcgtactaactgatcgatcaaaatcaggttcttgtatgggaaacttttttatttgagaatttattatcacgaaatttggcataaattatttttcaagcgCCACAAtttccgaagatattgtttagaCCGGACTAATAGAGCATATAGCTGATACAGAAACTGTTcgaccaaaatcaagataaaatctttttatacacttttatgctataaaaaaattaaatgtgaagtatattatagcttcggtgcagccgaagttaatgttttttactttttttttaattttttgactcATTTTTCAGTTGCGGCAAGTATCGCGTCACGTGCGGCAACAAAAAGACCTTCAATGGCGTCTTTCCCGGCTGCTGTGTTAaatgttaattgaaaaataaacaaaaaccacaaagaagaaaaaattatcttgaaatgaaataaattctaaaatGCCATAAAGTCAAACGTATTCACCCAGAGCTTGTgccataaaaatacttttttaatgaatttactcAAAAACTATACAAACGTTATGTTTTAATAAGAAgctatttacaatattaaaatattatatttactaatttcatatgtcatattaatatgttaaaatgttgcacaaaagaaataaaaagcatGAATGTttcacagaaaaaaatttatgttttttattttacacaaatataaaaaatatttttttttaaaaatttgagttcttaatttacttatttttgcattgtttttttattaaattttttttgttttctgttcaACATTTACGACGTGTTCAAGTGCCGAACATGACAACAGTTCAACGCCTTGCACTATATAAATCTGTGGCACATAACGGAGGTTATAAAATATGACAACAAAGCCGAGAGCATGTAAAACACGAACGCTTTTTTTAGCAAACAAATTGTTGTACAACAATATAGTAAGCCATTTTAGCGCTAAATAAATATGCTGCCGCCTCAATAAGCTTGgccgtatgtgtgtgtgtgtgtgtgtgtttggagCATAAGGTTGAGGTGAAATGTTAGGGTCATGCGCAAAAAAAAGCACACAAATAGACGGTTAGCAGACATGAACATAACCTTTTATGCGCGCATAAACAATggctgcatatgtatgtgtgtgtgagttgtcATATGTGTGTTAACAACGGTAAATTAGTTTGTTTAAATTGGCTTTTAAAATCATTGAAACTGTCTTAAACAAAATGG
This genomic window contains:
- the Pld gene encoding phospholipase D1 isoform X3, whose translation is MTSNIDPQQSRAYIVNATDSIDGESRDYTPEELEEEDGEEKVTRCVPDFQFSLVDSEYDETLAFPDSVTILSNVGDKPVLVQRKDTDDDDDEEEGAGALMGQPSEIPYTSIYGPSMKFNSFQRKVFIPGMEIQVRIIDNERSVTTHLLNPNLYTIELTHGPFTWTIKRRYKHFNSLHQQLSFFRTSLNIPFPMRSHKEKRATIKKAAIQMADEARLKSMQLSQTQTTICEMSQKLQCNGNGEACSTMVLPSTSNSPLSNLGILGKKRKKERKLPRFPNRPESLITVESLPMRIKQLEDYLYNLLNISLYRNHHETLNFVEVSNVSFVSDLGIKGKEGAIQKRTGSTRPGQAGCNFFGCFQQKCCVRCSFFCSDVLYGKWRNRWFFVKETCFGYIRPTDGVIRSVILFDQGFDVSTGIYQTGMRKGLQVLTNNRHIILKCWTRRKCKEWMQYLKQTANSYARDFTYPNPHMSYAPVRSGIQASWHVDGSTYMGAIADALEEAKEEIYIADWWLSPEIYMKRPAVDGDYWRLDKILHRKASQGIKVFVLLYKEVEMALGINSYYSKQRLSHENIRVLRHPDHARAGVFFWAHHEKIVVVDQTYAFIGGLDLCYGRWDDYRHRLTDLGSISTASASGSTRRLGGFFTKDDADSAFGSQKSSRKCTNVNVDLQKREQLSANSEEHQFEEVELRTIAPGDKLVIPELLSPPTGEPIAIEGMKLNTPEMERKNVLEKITTNAMRKGKDLVSRLTMTEHERAASPDMLKDPKQLVFTIDEVETGRLGGLEDPTPFQTQILNDYYGQAKYWFGKDYSNFILKDWMNLDAPLVDIIDRSTTPRMPWHDVGVCLVGSAARDVARHFIQRWNAVKLEKMRDNASFPYLMPKSYNNIRLNPNITLKRQNRVTCQLLRSASSWSCGFIEQDLVEQSIHDAYIQTITKAQHFIYIENQFFITMQLGATGAYGNVRNQIGETLFKRIVRAHKERKTFRVFVIIPLLPGFEGDVGGSTGNAVRAITHWNYASISRGRSGILTRLQEVGIKDPGEYISFHSLRTNSQLNNNPITELIYVHSKLLIADDRVVICGSANINDRSMIGKRDSEIAAIITDEEFEDGRMNGKKYPSGVFAGRLRKFLFKEHLGLLDPDADRMPIDVMDPVIDQFWNGMWRRTATRNTELYEEIFKCLPTDKVKSYADLRKYQEEPPLCKSDPEMAMKRVANIQGFLVNLPLDFLNKEVLKPPGTSKEGLIPTAVWT
- the LOC106616864 gene encoding uncharacterized protein, with the translated sequence MKFAVAFLLLAGMLAIGVNAGNEPVCSYRNTQGETIFLKYLPLLKQGQDYVDFGVDGKCVKRAVCSENFKTEVEDCGKYRVTCGNKKTFNGVFPGCCVKC
- the Pld gene encoding phospholipase D1 isoform X1, yielding MMSAETEQIDASRMNELRRHRRSISQLIANIDEFIDRETGLANPALVYDELDYPHLYSQIDGGGAITMTSNIDPQQSRAYIVNATDSIDGESRDYTPEELEEEDGEEKVTRCVPDFQFSLVDSEYDETLAFPDSVTILSNVGDKPVLVQRKDTDDDDDEEEGAGALMGQPSEIPYTSIYGPSMKFNSFQRKVFIPGMEIQVRIIDNERSVTTHLLNPNLYTIELTHGPFTWTIKRRYKHFNSLHQQLSFFRTSLNIPFPMRSHKEKRATIKKAAIQMADEARLKSMQLSQTQTTICEMSQKLQCNGNGEACSTMVLPSTSNSPLSNLGILGKKRKKERKLPRFPNRPESLITVESLPMRIKQLEDYLYNLLNISLYRNHHETLNFVEVSNVSFVSDLGIKGKEGAIQKRTGSTRPGQAGCNFFGCFQQKCCVRCSFFCSDVLYGKWRNRWFFVKETCFGYIRPTDGVIRSVILFDQGFDVSTGIYQTGMRKGLQVLTNNRHIILKCWTRRKCKEWMQYLKQTANSYARDFTYPNPHMSYAPVRSGIQASWHVDGSTYMGAIADALEEAKEEIYIADWWLSPEIYMKRPAVDGDYWRLDKILHRKASQGIKVFVLLYKEVEMALGINSYYSKQRLSHENIRVLRHPDHARAGVFFWAHHEKIVVVDQTYAFIGGLDLCYGRWDDYRHRLTDLGSISTASASGSTRRLGGFFTKDDADSAFGSQKSSRKCTNVNVDLQKREQLSANSEEHQFEEVELRTIAPGDKLVIPELLSPPTGEPIAIEGMKLNTPEMERKNVLEKITTNAMRKGKDLVSRLTMTEHERAASPDMLKDPKQLVFTIDEVETGRLGGLEDPTPFQTQILNDYYGQAKYWFGKDYSNFILKDWMNLDAPLVDIIDRSTTPRMPWHDVGVCLVGSAARDVARHFIQRWNAVKLEKMRDNASFPYLMPKSYNNIRLNPNITLKRQNRVTCQLLRSASSWSCGFIEQDLVEQSIHDAYIQTITKAQHFIYIENQFFITMQLGATGAYGNVRNQIGETLFKRIVRAHKERKTFRVFVIIPLLPGFEGDVGGSTGNAVRAITHWNYASISRGRSGILTRLQEVGIKDPGEYISFHSLRTNSQLNNNPITELIYVHSKLLIADDRVVICGSANINDRSMIGKRDSEIAAIITDEEFEDGRMNGKKYPSGVFAGRLRKFLFKEHLGLLDPDADRMPIDVMDPVIDQFWNGMWRRTATRNTELYEEIFKCLPTDKVKSYADLRKYQEEPPLCKSDPEMAMKRVANIQGFLVNLPLDFLNKEVLKPPGTSKEGLIPTAVWT
- the Pld gene encoding phospholipase D1 isoform X2, which codes for MYLISYRKREDEFIDRETGLANPALVYDELDYPHLYSQIDGGGAITMTSNIDPQQSRAYIVNATDSIDGESRDYTPEELEEEDGEEKVTRCVPDFQFSLVDSEYDETLAFPDSVTILSNVGDKPVLVQRKDTDDDDDEEEGAGALMGQPSEIPYTSIYGPSMKFNSFQRKVFIPGMEIQVRIIDNERSVTTHLLNPNLYTIELTHGPFTWTIKRRYKHFNSLHQQLSFFRTSLNIPFPMRSHKEKRATIKKAAIQMADEARLKSMQLSQTQTTICEMSQKLQCNGNGEACSTMVLPSTSNSPLSNLGILGKKRKKERKLPRFPNRPESLITVESLPMRIKQLEDYLYNLLNISLYRNHHETLNFVEVSNVSFVSDLGIKGKEGAIQKRTGSTRPGQAGCNFFGCFQQKCCVRCSFFCSDVLYGKWRNRWFFVKETCFGYIRPTDGVIRSVILFDQGFDVSTGIYQTGMRKGLQVLTNNRHIILKCWTRRKCKEWMQYLKQTANSYARDFTYPNPHMSYAPVRSGIQASWHVDGSTYMGAIADALEEAKEEIYIADWWLSPEIYMKRPAVDGDYWRLDKILHRKASQGIKVFVLLYKEVEMALGINSYYSKQRLSHENIRVLRHPDHARAGVFFWAHHEKIVVVDQTYAFIGGLDLCYGRWDDYRHRLTDLGSISTASASGSTRRLGGFFTKDDADSAFGSQKSSRKCTNVNVDLQKREQLSANSEEHQFEEVELRTIAPGDKLVIPELLSPPTGEPIAIEGMKLNTPEMERKNVLEKITTNAMRKGKDLVSRLTMTEHERAASPDMLKDPKQLVFTIDEVETGRLGGLEDPTPFQTQILNDYYGQAKYWFGKDYSNFILKDWMNLDAPLVDIIDRSTTPRMPWHDVGVCLVGSAARDVARHFIQRWNAVKLEKMRDNASFPYLMPKSYNNIRLNPNITLKRQNRVTCQLLRSASSWSCGFIEQDLVEQSIHDAYIQTITKAQHFIYIENQFFITMQLGATGAYGNVRNQIGETLFKRIVRAHKERKTFRVFVIIPLLPGFEGDVGGSTGNAVRAITHWNYASISRGRSGILTRLQEVGIKDPGEYISFHSLRTNSQLNNNPITELIYVHSKLLIADDRVVICGSANINDRSMIGKRDSEIAAIITDEEFEDGRMNGKKYPSGVFAGRLRKFLFKEHLGLLDPDADRMPIDVMDPVIDQFWNGMWRRTATRNTELYEEIFKCLPTDKVKSYADLRKYQEEPPLCKSDPEMAMKRVANIQGFLVNLPLDFLNKEVLKPPGTSKEGLIPTAVWT